The DNA segment CTCGATCGCCCCCGGCATGTACGCCAGCCATAGCGACAGCGGATCACTGCCCAGCCATCGCGCCGCCACTTCCGCAAACGCCGCCGCCACCACAATCATCAGCCCCACCGACACCAGCGCCGTGCGGCCATGCCGGCCCAGTTCCGCAAGGCCGAGTCCCTGAAAGCGCGAGCCGATCCGCACGCCAAGAATCAGCGCCGCCAGATTCAGGCTCCAGTCCGGCATGTGAAAGCCATGCAGCCATCCCGATTTCACAAACACCGCCGTCAGCAGAATCGCCGTCAACATGAACGGCGCCGGCACGCCGATCACCAACAACAAGCGCCCGATGACGATGCTCAAGCCGATCAGCGCCAGCACCGTCAACGCCATGCCCGTGCTCAATGGATCGCTTTCCATCACGGCCACCGAGGCCTGCCCGGGAATCAAAAAGCTCACCAACACCGTGATCAACAGCAAGCGCATCAGGTGGACGATGATGACTTTGCTCGAAGCCTTTTCCGATTCGAGCAAATCAAACACCGCCGCCAATGCGCCGGGGTACACCGCCAACAGCGCATCGGTGCGATTCCATCCTGCGCCGCGGGTCAGCCACCATCCGGCGAGGGCAATCTGCACGGTCAGGCATATCAGCAGAACGCCGAGGCTTGGCAACATCGCCGAAGCCGTCGCACTGTCCCACGCCTCGAACATCAGCCCGGTAGCGATACCCAGCGTGACCTGGATGTAGCCCAAGCCATAAGGCGTCGTGGGGGCAAACCCGAACCTGGTGGCGACCAATGCGGTGACAAGAATCGCCCCCAGCAACAAGCCATGAGGGACACCGCTGACCTGCAACGCAGCGCCAACGGCGGCCGCGATCAACAAACACAGAATCGATTTCATATTTTCGCCTTCCTGGCTATTTCCCTGAGGTATTCCACTCCCCTGTAGGAGCTGCCGCAGGCTGCGATCTTTTGACTTTGATTTTTAGAAGCAAGATCAAAAGATCGCAGCCTTCGGCAGCTCCTACAGGGGGGTATTCCTTCTTACGCGCGCAACCGCCCAATCGCCCGCCGATACTTCTCGACCCGTTCCAGATCCTCCCAACTCGGCGAGGCGATCCGCGACAGGTCGCTGTTCTCTTCCAGATCCGCCAGTTTCACCACCCGGCCAATCGGGTTCTGCGCAGCACGCTCGACGAAATCCTCGTAGGATTCGCCGGGCACTTTGGTGACTGATTCAATCGCCGTCAGCACCTCTTCGCTGAAACCTTCCTTGCGCAAGTCATCGAGGCTGACGCCGCAATCCTCGACCACATCGTGCAACACAGCG comes from the Pseudomonas sp. RSB 5.4 genome and includes:
- a CDS encoding AbrB family transcriptional regulator, which encodes MKSILCLLIAAAVGAALQVSGVPHGLLLGAILVTALVATRFGFAPTTPYGLGYIQVTLGIATGLMFEAWDSATASAMLPSLGVLLICLTVQIALAGWWLTRGAGWNRTDALLAVYPGALAAVFDLLESEKASSKVIIVHLMRLLLITVLVSFLIPGQASVAVMESDPLSTGMALTVLALIGLSIVIGRLLLVIGVPAPFMLTAILLTAVFVKSGWLHGFHMPDWSLNLAALILGVRIGSRFQGLGLAELGRHGRTALVSVGLMIVVAAAFAEVAARWLGSDPLSLWLAYMPGAIETIAIVAFAGRLNVVFILTHHLARMVLLHFAPALLVQVRRAREEV
- a CDS encoding HD domain-containing protein, which produces MTQTLERAIAIAATAHTGQVDKGGAPYILHPLKVMLRMNSLEERIVAVLHDVVEDCGVSLDDLRKEGFSEEVLTAIESVTKVPGESYEDFVERAAQNPIGRVVKLADLEENSDLSRIASPSWEDLERVEKYRRAIGRLRA